The Oncorhynchus masou masou isolate Uvic2021 chromosome 31, UVic_Omas_1.1, whole genome shotgun sequence genome includes a region encoding these proteins:
- the LOC135525231 gene encoding alpha-1,3-mannosyl-glycoprotein 4-beta-N-acetylglucosaminyltransferase C-like: MRLVWKSLDKMRCFRKRSTIPFLGVLITCLLFFNLYMEDGYVLAGKRQLMHPSNSERYVHNFRDLTNFSGTINVTYRYLAGNPLPRKKFLTIGLSSVKRKKGNYLMETIKSIFDQSSYEELKEIVVVVHLADFDLAWCEKLVQDISRKFAHHIIAGRLLVIHAPEEYYPSLDGLKRNYDDPEDRVRFRSKQNVDYAFLLNFCTNLSDFYMMLEDDVLCSRNFLTSLKKVVTSREGSYWVMLEFSKLGYIGKLYQSRDLPRLVHFLLMFYQEMPCDWLLIHFRGLLAQKNVIRFKPSLFQHMGYYSSYKGTENKLKDDDFEEDSIDIPDNPPASLYTNINVFENYDATKAYSSVDEYFWGKPPSTGDFFVIVFHEPSNISNIKILTGTDDRQNDILHHGALEVGEKLVGTKRGRQCSSYITLGEFKNGNIDIQDVDHKIAFDIQCVRIVVTASQNEWLIIRKISLWTT; the protein is encoded by the exons ATGAGGCTGGTGTGGAAGTCCCTGGACAAGATGAGGTGTTTCCGTAAACGCTCCACCATCCCCTTCCTGGGGGTCCTGATCACATGTCTTCTGTTCTTCAACCTGTACATGGAGGATGGATATGTCTTG GCGGGTAAAAGACAGCTGATGCATCCTTCAAACTCTGAGAGATATGTTCACAACTTTAGAGACCTCACGAATTTCTCTGGAACCATAAACGTCACATACCGTTACCTCGCTGGGAATCCACTGCCCCGAAAAA AATTTCTAACCATTGGGTTGTCATCTGTGAAAAGAAAAAAAGGGAATTACCTCATGGAGACGATCAAATCCATTTTTGACCAGTCCAGTTATGAGGAGCTGAAAGAGATTGTGGTGGTGGTTCACCTGGCAGACTTTGACCTGGCCTGGTGTGAAAAGCTGGTGCAGGACATCTCCAGGAAGTTTGCCCACCACATCATCGCTGGGCGTCTCCTGGTGATCCATGCCCCTGAGGAGTACTACCCATCACTGGATGGGCTGAAAAGGAACTACGACGACCCAGAGGACAGGGTACGCTTCCGCTCCAAGCAGAACGTGGACTACGCCTTCCTTCTCAACTTCTGCACCAACCTCTCAGATTTTTACATGATGCTGGAGGACGATGTGCTCTGCTCAAGGAACTTCCTGACATCCCTGAAGAAGGTGGTCACCTCCAGGGAAGGCTCCTATTGGGTGATGCTGGAATTCTCCAAGCTTGGCTACATAGGGAAGCTCTACCAATCAAGAGACCTGCCGCGCCTGGTCCACTTCCTGCTCATGTTCTACCAGGAGATGCCTTGCGACTGGCTCCTTATTCACTTCCGGGGCCTGTTGGCCCAGAAAAATGTGATCCGCTTCAAGCCCTCTCTGTTCCAGCACATGGGCTACTACTCCTCATATAAGGGGACAGAGAACAAGTTGAAGGATGATGACTTTGAAGAGGACTCTATTGATATCCCTGACAACCCTCCTGCCAGCCTGTACACAAACATTAATGTATTTGAAAACTATGACGCCACTAAGGCTTATAGCAGTGTGGACGAATACTTTTGGGGGAAACCCCCCTCTACCGGAGATTTCTTTGTCATTGTCTTTCACGAACCAAGCAATATTAGCAATATCAAAATCTTGACAGGAACGGACGATCGTCAGAATGATATCCTGCACCATGGAGCTCTGGAAGTAGGAGAGAAGCTGGTGGGGACAAAGAGAGGAAGGCAGTGTTCTTCCTACATCACGTTAGGGGAGTTTAAAAATGGCAACATTGACATTCAAGACGTGGACCACAAGATTGCCTTTGACATCCAGTGTGTTCGTATTGTGGTGACTGCCAGTCAGAATGAATGGCTGATTATTAGGAAAATAAGTCTGTGGACGACATAG